In Nocardioides dokdonensis FR1436, the following are encoded in one genomic region:
- a CDS encoding polyprenol monophosphomannose synthase, translating into MSTGPRSRVVMVVPTYDEVDNLRWIVGRLHAAQPEVDVLVVDDNSPDGTGDLADELAAADPRVSVLHRTAKGGLGAAYRAGFARALAAGYEVIGEMDADGSHQPEQLHRLLAALDDPAAPADLVIGSRWVPGGSVVNWPRRREALSRGGNLYVRVLLGVSVRDATAGFRLFRRSALETIDLDSVRSAGYVFQTDLVVRMLRAGLVVREVPIEFVERVRGDSKMSGSVALESLKRITAWGLTERREQAARLLRRDRSTTRARTTTGDPS; encoded by the coding sequence GTGAGCACCGGACCCCGCTCGCGGGTGGTGATGGTCGTCCCCACCTACGACGAGGTCGACAACCTGCGCTGGATCGTCGGACGGCTGCACGCCGCCCAGCCCGAGGTCGACGTCCTGGTCGTCGACGACAACTCGCCCGACGGCACCGGCGACCTCGCCGACGAGCTCGCCGCGGCCGACCCCCGCGTCAGCGTCCTGCACCGCACCGCCAAGGGCGGTCTGGGAGCGGCGTACCGCGCCGGCTTCGCGCGGGCCCTCGCCGCCGGCTACGAGGTCATCGGCGAGATGGACGCCGACGGCTCCCACCAGCCCGAGCAGCTGCACCGGCTCCTCGCGGCGCTCGACGACCCGGCGGCCCCCGCCGACCTGGTGATCGGCTCGCGCTGGGTCCCGGGCGGCTCGGTCGTGAACTGGCCGCGCCGGCGCGAGGCGCTCTCGAGAGGCGGCAACCTCTACGTGCGGGTGCTGCTGGGCGTGTCGGTGCGCGACGCGACCGCCGGCTTCCGCCTCTTCCGCCGCTCGGCCCTCGAGACCATCGACCTGGACTCGGTCCGCTCGGCCGGCTACGTCTTCCAGACCGACCTCGTGGTCCGGATGCTGCGCGCGGGCCTGGTGGTGCGCGAGGTTCCCATCGAGTTCGTCGAGCGGGTGCGCGGGGACTCCAAGATGAGCGGCTCCGTCGCGCTCGAGTCACTCAAGCGGATCACCGCGTGGGGGCTCACCGAGCGCCGCGAGCAGGCGGCCCGGCTGCTGCGCCGAGACCGGTCCACGACCCGCGCCCGCACGACGACAGGAGACCCCTCATGA
- the lnt gene encoding apolipoprotein N-acyltransferase, with protein MLQRSVLALLAGVALAMAYEPFAIPALVPLLVPGGVAAHTLLTRGLGLRRAFVVGLAFGVGFYYVHIYWMTTVAMAAWLGLSFLEALFYGILGSAVALLTRLPVWPLWVATAWVSMEVWRSGWPFSGMPWGRLGFSVVDTPVAAALPYVGMAGVTFLLALAGAALAAVLVGQGRTRLVALATLGVVVASVALAVALPWTTRTDGAVTVAVVQGDVPGPGNDILYDYRQVTENHAQATVDLADDVAAGRVPAPDFVLWPENSTAVDPFRDGETQAQIRRATEAIGVPVLVGAIVDGGPGAVLNQGIVWDPVTGAGERYTKRHPVAYGEYIPFRSVADFNFGELARIGRDMLAGTGRDPLSIGGAEVADAICFDVAYEDAIHDQVTRGAQLLSVQTSNATFIFSDQILQQFAMTRLRAIETGRATVVASTNGVSGVIGPDGEVVATAGVRETEVLVEEVELRSGLTPAVRLARWPWQVAVTLTLIALVAALLPYRRARRDRAEQARTPAQGAGGAEEPRRGAETMAEQP; from the coding sequence GTGCTCCAGCGCTCGGTCCTCGCCCTCCTCGCCGGCGTCGCCCTGGCGATGGCCTACGAACCCTTCGCGATCCCAGCCCTGGTCCCGCTCCTGGTGCCGGGCGGCGTCGCGGCCCACACGCTGCTCACCCGCGGCCTGGGCCTGCGCCGGGCCTTCGTCGTCGGTCTGGCCTTCGGGGTGGGCTTCTACTACGTCCACATCTACTGGATGACCACGGTGGCGATGGCCGCCTGGCTCGGGCTGTCGTTCCTCGAGGCGCTGTTCTACGGCATCCTCGGCAGCGCGGTCGCGCTGCTCACCCGGCTGCCCGTCTGGCCGCTGTGGGTGGCCACCGCGTGGGTCTCGATGGAGGTCTGGCGCAGCGGCTGGCCCTTCAGCGGCATGCCGTGGGGCCGGCTCGGCTTCTCCGTGGTCGACACCCCCGTCGCCGCCGCCCTGCCGTACGTCGGCATGGCCGGTGTCACCTTCCTGCTCGCCCTGGCCGGTGCGGCGCTGGCCGCCGTGCTCGTCGGTCAAGGCCGCACACGGCTCGTGGCGCTGGCCACCCTCGGGGTCGTGGTCGCCTCGGTCGCCCTGGCGGTGGCACTGCCGTGGACGACCCGCACCGACGGCGCCGTGACCGTCGCGGTGGTGCAGGGCGACGTCCCCGGACCGGGCAACGACATCCTCTACGACTACCGACAGGTCACCGAGAACCACGCACAGGCCACCGTGGATCTGGCCGACGACGTCGCTGCCGGGCGCGTGCCCGCGCCCGACTTCGTGCTGTGGCCCGAGAACTCCACCGCCGTCGACCCCTTCCGCGACGGCGAGACCCAGGCCCAGATCCGGCGGGCCACCGAGGCGATCGGCGTCCCGGTGCTGGTGGGCGCCATCGTCGACGGCGGCCCCGGGGCGGTGCTGAACCAGGGGATCGTGTGGGACCCGGTCACCGGTGCGGGTGAGCGCTACACCAAGCGGCATCCGGTGGCCTACGGCGAGTACATCCCGTTCCGCTCGGTGGCGGACTTCAACTTCGGCGAGCTCGCCCGGATCGGACGGGACATGCTGGCCGGCACCGGACGGGACCCCCTGAGCATCGGCGGCGCCGAGGTGGCCGACGCGATCTGCTTCGACGTCGCCTACGAGGACGCGATCCACGACCAGGTCACCCGGGGAGCGCAGCTGCTGAGCGTGCAGACGTCGAACGCCACCTTCATCTTCTCCGACCAGATCCTGCAGCAGTTCGCGATGACCCGGCTGCGGGCGATCGAGACCGGCCGCGCCACCGTGGTCGCCTCGACCAACGGCGTCAGCGGCGTCATCGGCCCCGACGGCGAGGTCGTCGCGACCGCCGGCGTGCGGGAGACGGAGGTGCTGGTCGAGGAGGTCGAGCTGCGCAGCGGCCTCACGCCCGCCGTCCGGTTGGCCCGCTGGCCCTGGCAGGTGGCGGTGACGCTCACCCTCATCGCCCTGGTCGCGGCGCTGCTCCCGTATCGTCGCGCCCGCAGGGACCGGGCGGAGCAGGCACGCACCCCGGCACAGGGAGCAGGTGGCGCCGAGGAGCCACGACGAGGAGCCGAGACGATGGCGGAGCAGCCGTGA
- a CDS encoding TetR/AcrR family transcriptional regulator — MTSTGERVHAAALELFAERGFHGTGIRQLAEHAGLSSATLYHYMGTKEDLLVTLMRTSLERLVRAGEEIAGSTDDAPTRLADLVGMHVTSHAQRPLETRVVDDEVHALSPSRRQEVVALRDRYEALWQQVIDDGVGSGHFAVTSASIARRALLEMCSGVARWYDPAGRMGLGELAEEYSALALRLLGVVGDPATTPARRVAPDTPGPV, encoded by the coding sequence ATGACCTCCACGGGCGAGCGTGTGCACGCCGCGGCACTCGAGCTCTTCGCCGAGCGCGGCTTCCACGGCACCGGCATCCGCCAGCTCGCCGAGCACGCCGGCCTCTCCAGCGCGACGCTCTACCACTACATGGGCACCAAGGAGGACCTGCTCGTCACCCTCATGCGCACCAGCCTCGAACGACTGGTCAGGGCGGGGGAGGAGATCGCCGGCTCCACCGACGACGCACCGACACGCCTCGCCGACCTCGTCGGGATGCACGTCACCAGCCACGCGCAACGCCCCCTGGAGACCCGGGTGGTCGACGACGAGGTGCACGCCCTGTCCCCGTCACGGCGCCAGGAGGTGGTCGCGCTGCGCGACCGCTACGAGGCGCTGTGGCAGCAGGTCATCGACGACGGGGTCGGCAGCGGCCACTTCGCCGTCACCTCGGCCTCGATCGCGCGGCGCGCCCTGCTGGAGATGTGCAGCGGCGTGGCCCGGTGGTACGACCCGGCCGGCCGGATGGGTCTGGGCGAGCTCGCCGAGGAGTACTCGGCGCTGGCCCTGCGGCTGCTCGGGGTCGTGGGGGACCCGGCGACGACGCCCGCTCGGCGCGTCGCGCCCGACACGCCGGGACCGGTCTAG
- a CDS encoding enoyl-CoA hydratase/isomerase family protein: MQPVEYAQDGPVARIHLNRPERLNAVDVDLTRELASALARAAGDGARAVVLAGRGRAFCAGHDLKADPLVETPLQTRARLEEIQDVTRLVRRFPGPVVAAVHGYALGAGCEFALACDVVVASEDAVFGFPEVSVGLSVTGGISRLLPVLVGWARAKELLLLGERVGGTDAAAMGLVSRAVPAGTHEDVALELAGRMAQRPALALSLAKQVLDGGLDGTLEEAMGREVEHALLTSLSGEGDAPREGFGRG; the protein is encoded by the coding sequence GTGCAGCCGGTCGAGTACGCACAGGACGGGCCCGTCGCCCGCATCCACCTCAACCGCCCCGAGCGGCTCAACGCCGTCGACGTCGACCTGACGCGTGAGCTGGCCTCGGCGCTGGCGCGCGCCGCCGGCGACGGCGCCCGTGCGGTGGTGCTGGCCGGCCGCGGCCGCGCCTTCTGCGCCGGGCACGACCTCAAGGCCGACCCGCTGGTCGAGACGCCGCTGCAGACCCGGGCCCGGCTGGAGGAGATCCAGGACGTCACCCGACTGGTCCGACGCTTCCCCGGCCCGGTCGTGGCCGCGGTCCACGGCTACGCGCTGGGCGCCGGCTGCGAGTTCGCGCTGGCCTGTGACGTCGTGGTCGCCTCCGAGGACGCCGTGTTCGGTTTCCCCGAGGTCTCGGTGGGGCTCTCGGTGACCGGCGGCATCTCCCGGCTCCTGCCGGTGCTGGTGGGGTGGGCCCGGGCCAAGGAGCTGCTGCTCCTCGGTGAGCGGGTCGGTGGGACCGACGCCGCTGCGATGGGCCTGGTCTCCCGCGCGGTTCCGGCCGGCACCCACGAGGACGTGGCCCTCGAGCTGGCGGGCCGGATGGCCCAGCGCCCGGCACTGGCGCTGTCGCTGGCCAAGCAGGTCCTCGACGGCGGGCTCGACGGGACGCTGGAGGAGGCGATGGGTCGCGAGGTCGAGCACGCGTTGCTCACCTCGCTGTCCGGTGAGGGCGACGCCCCGCGCGAGGGGTTCGGTCGTGGCTGA
- a CDS encoding AMP-binding protein, with amino-acid sequence MAEAPRTELSLVEHLLGAAERWPDRPAWTFDLGAAGRTTWTFAQVAAASAAYAGALAERGVTAGDRVAVMLGNVADSPLLWLALQRLGAATVPLNVRYRHDDLAHVLSDSEARLVVAAPEHHDLVRSTGGVAVLAPHELVADLGTAAERSADVVGDQSTSARPDPDTVVNVQYTSGTTGRPKGCLLTHRYWTTLGASMLEEFPHLDSDDVMLTAQPFHYVDPQWNVATALMAGAHLVALDGFHPSTFWAHVREHEVTYFYCLASMPTLLLRMPPDPADRDHRVRAVQCSAIPPALHADLEARWGVGWYEAFGMTETGADIRVGEQEHAALVGTGCLGRPAAHREVRVDPTGQLWLRGPGMMRGYLGLDSPFDPDGWFPTGDLARLDDQGRVYLTGRLKDMIRRSGENIAAVEVEEVLLSHPEVRLAAVVGVPDDVRGEEVMAYVVAPGTDADSLAAWCAARLAPFKVPSRWALRESLPLTASHRVEKAVLRAETAAPGSPTVHTGPGRGAR; translated from the coding sequence GTGGCTGAGGCCCCGCGCACCGAGCTGAGCCTGGTCGAGCACCTGCTGGGCGCCGCCGAGCGCTGGCCCGACCGGCCGGCGTGGACCTTCGACCTCGGCGCGGCCGGGCGCACGACCTGGACGTTCGCGCAGGTCGCCGCCGCCAGCGCGGCGTACGCCGGGGCGCTCGCGGAGCGTGGCGTCACCGCCGGCGACCGGGTCGCGGTGATGCTCGGCAACGTCGCCGACTCGCCCCTGCTCTGGCTGGCGCTGCAGCGGCTCGGTGCCGCGACGGTGCCGCTCAACGTCCGCTACCGCCACGACGACCTCGCCCACGTGCTCAGCGACTCCGAGGCCCGTCTCGTGGTGGCCGCACCCGAGCACCACGACCTGGTCCGCAGCACCGGCGGCGTGGCGGTGCTGGCCCCGCACGAGCTCGTGGCCGACCTCGGGACTGCGGCGGAGCGCTCGGCGGATGTCGTTGGTGACCAATCGACATCCGCGCGGCCCGACCCGGACACGGTCGTCAACGTGCAGTACACCTCCGGGACGACCGGCCGGCCGAAGGGCTGCCTGCTGACCCACCGCTACTGGACCACGCTGGGCGCATCGATGCTGGAGGAGTTCCCGCACCTCGACAGCGACGACGTGATGCTGACCGCCCAGCCCTTCCACTACGTCGACCCGCAGTGGAACGTGGCCACCGCCCTGATGGCCGGTGCCCACCTCGTCGCGCTCGACGGGTTCCACCCCTCGACGTTCTGGGCGCACGTGCGCGAGCACGAGGTCACCTACTTCTACTGCTTGGCCTCGATGCCGACCCTGCTGCTGCGGATGCCGCCGGACCCGGCCGACCGCGACCACCGGGTGCGTGCGGTGCAGTGCTCGGCCATCCCGCCGGCCCTGCACGCCGACCTCGAGGCACGCTGGGGGGTGGGCTGGTACGAGGCCTTCGGGATGACCGAGACCGGCGCCGACATCCGGGTCGGCGAGCAGGAGCACGCCGCCCTGGTCGGCACCGGTTGCCTGGGCCGGCCGGCGGCCCACCGCGAGGTGCGCGTGGACCCGACCGGCCAGCTCTGGCTGCGCGGGCCCGGCATGATGCGCGGCTACCTCGGCCTGGACTCCCCCTTCGACCCCGACGGCTGGTTCCCCACCGGTGACCTGGCCCGCCTCGACGACCAGGGCCGCGTCTACCTGACCGGACGGCTCAAGGACATGATCCGCCGCAGCGGCGAGAACATCGCGGCCGTCGAGGTGGAGGAGGTGCTGCTCAGCCACCCCGAGGTCCGCCTCGCCGCCGTCGTCGGCGTGCCCGACGACGTGCGCGGCGAGGAGGTGATGGCCTACGTCGTGGCGCCGGGCACCGACGCCGACTCGCTCGCCGCGTGGTGCGCCGCACGGCTGGCCCCGTTCAAGGTGCCCAGCCGGTGGGCGCTGCGGGAGTCGCTGCCGCTCACCGCCTCGCACCGGGTCGAGAAGGCGGTCCTGCGCGCCGAGACCGCCGCCCCCGGATCGCCCACCGTGCACACCGGGCCCGGGCGGGGCGCCCGATGA
- a CDS encoding amidohydrolase, with protein sequence MRADLLLTNARVRTLEGPGRADVARSVAVWRDRIVAVDEDVPAHRVVDLDGAVVAPGFHDAHNHMAWFGQSLEELDLRLPTLEALYDAVARRARELPEGAWVIGAGYDENKIGAHPTRDGLDRAAGGRRVWLRHTSGHMCVASSALLDDLGLADAAVDVPGGRVVVDAAGRPTGLLQEQAQHLVNALVLPYPVTGLVDAIERAGQVYLSQGLTSVVEAGVGGGWIGRSPVEVAAYQEARAQGRLPVRVELMVAADALRRLEGHADDDLGIGLDLGIRTGLGDDRLRLGPVKIFSDGSLIGHTCALSEEFSDTPGEKGYLQDDAEVLRTRILDAHRSGWRVAAHAIGDAAIDLVLDSYEEAQRRWPRADVRHRIEHFGVSRPDQVARAAALGVVPVPQGRFVGEIGDGMLRALGPARAGWAYRYRSLLDAGIVVPGSSDRPVVDGTPLRGIHDMVNRLTDSGQPCGPEEAITGLEALTAYTLGSAHASHQEHERGSIAVGKLADLVVLDDDPATVDAGVIRDIEVLRTFLGGEVVWQA encoded by the coding sequence ATGAGGGCCGACCTGCTGCTGACCAACGCCCGGGTCCGGACCCTCGAGGGCCCGGGCCGCGCCGACGTGGCCCGCAGCGTCGCCGTCTGGCGCGACCGGATCGTCGCCGTCGACGAGGACGTGCCCGCGCACCGGGTCGTCGACCTCGACGGCGCCGTCGTCGCCCCGGGCTTCCACGACGCCCACAACCACATGGCCTGGTTCGGGCAGTCCCTCGAGGAGCTCGACCTGCGCCTGCCCACCCTCGAGGCCCTGTACGACGCCGTGGCCCGGCGCGCGCGGGAGCTCCCGGAGGGCGCCTGGGTGATCGGGGCCGGCTACGACGAGAACAAGATCGGGGCGCACCCGACCCGCGACGGGCTCGACCGGGCCGCCGGCGGACGCCGGGTCTGGCTGCGCCACACCTCGGGCCACATGTGCGTGGCGAGCAGCGCCCTGCTCGACGACCTCGGTCTCGCCGATGCCGCCGTCGACGTGCCCGGTGGGCGGGTGGTCGTCGACGCCGCCGGGCGACCGACGGGGCTGCTGCAGGAGCAGGCCCAGCACCTGGTCAACGCCCTGGTGCTGCCCTACCCCGTGACCGGGCTCGTCGACGCCATCGAGCGCGCCGGGCAGGTCTACCTGAGCCAGGGCCTGACCTCCGTGGTCGAGGCCGGTGTCGGCGGCGGCTGGATCGGGCGCAGCCCGGTCGAGGTCGCGGCGTACCAGGAGGCCCGGGCGCAGGGCCGGCTGCCGGTGCGCGTCGAGCTCATGGTCGCCGCGGACGCGCTGCGCCGCCTCGAGGGCCATGCCGACGACGACCTCGGCATCGGGCTCGACCTGGGCATCCGCACCGGTCTCGGCGACGACCGGCTGCGTCTGGGGCCCGTAAAGATCTTCTCCGACGGCTCCCTGATCGGGCACACGTGCGCGCTCAGCGAGGAGTTCTCCGACACCCCCGGCGAGAAGGGCTACCTGCAGGACGACGCCGAGGTGCTGCGGACCCGGATCCTCGACGCGCACCGCTCGGGGTGGCGGGTCGCCGCGCACGCCATCGGCGACGCCGCCATCGACCTGGTCCTCGACTCCTACGAGGAGGCGCAGCGCCGGTGGCCGCGGGCCGACGTGCGCCACCGCATCGAGCACTTCGGTGTCTCCCGGCCCGACCAGGTCGCCCGTGCCGCCGCGCTGGGCGTCGTCCCGGTGCCGCAGGGCCGCTTCGTGGGCGAGATCGGCGACGGGATGCTGCGTGCGCTCGGCCCGGCCCGGGCCGGGTGGGCCTACCGCTACCGCTCGCTCCTCGACGCCGGCATCGTCGTGCCCGGCAGCTCGGACCGCCCCGTGGTCGACGGCACCCCGCTGCGCGGCATCCACGACATGGTCAACCGACTCACCGACTCGGGTCAGCCGTGCGGGCCGGAGGAGGCGATCACCGGGCTGGAGGCGCTCACGGCCTACACGCTCGGCTCGGCCCACGCCTCGCACCAGGAGCACGAGCGCGGCAGCATCGCGGTCGGCAAGCTCGCCGACCTCGTCGTCCTCGACGACGACCCCGCCACCGTCGACGCCGGGGTGATCCGCGACATCGAGGTGCTGCGTACCTTCCTCGGAGGAGAGGTGGTGTGGCAAGCATGA
- a CDS encoding GNAT family N-acetyltransferase, which produces MIGQTHEDHPLVPAASLRADQLGRVRDIYDEAFPEELRVPFEDLLVDRLLVRVSGSGQPEGLAVVRALGPTGWTFLRYYAVGARGGGIGSAMLDQLAAALAREGGSLLVWDVEDPDEPGLSPSTSRSTCAGSGSTSATAPNCCRWWSTALPTTASSPGTPPRCG; this is translated from the coding sequence ATGATCGGGCAGACACACGAGGACCACCCGCTGGTGCCGGCCGCGTCGCTGCGTGCCGACCAGCTGGGCCGGGTGCGCGACATCTACGACGAGGCGTTCCCCGAGGAGCTGCGGGTGCCCTTCGAGGACCTGCTGGTCGACCGGCTGCTGGTGCGCGTGTCCGGCTCCGGACAGCCCGAGGGCCTCGCGGTCGTCCGGGCCCTGGGTCCGACGGGCTGGACCTTCCTGCGCTACTACGCCGTGGGGGCCCGCGGTGGTGGCATCGGCTCGGCGATGCTCGACCAGCTCGCGGCCGCGCTGGCCCGCGAGGGCGGCTCGCTGCTGGTCTGGGACGTCGAGGACCCCGACGAGCCCGGCCTGTCCCCGAGCACGTCGAGGAGCACCTGCGCCGGATCCGGTTCTACGAGCGCAACGGCGCCGAACTGCTGCCGGTGGTGGAGTACCGCCCTCCCCACGACGGCGAGCTCGCCGGGCACGCCCCCGCGATGCGGCTGA
- a CDS encoding KamA family radical SAM protein: MSIETSIASLVEDASGQPYPYRRVELVEPDWTRFPGWRDVTAADWASVQWQRAHCVKNVRQLRELMGDLIDDRFYADLERDQAERATMSMLVPPQMLNTMVPHETPSGPGSLTEAFYADPIRHYMLPVLSDRRTDWASHPHATRDSLHEHDMWATEGLTHRYPTKVLAELLPTCPQYCGHCTRMDLVGNSTPVIEKLKFAGKPNDRIGDMLDYLRRTPQVRDVVVSGGDVANMPWPRLEAFLTSVLEIENVRDIRLATKALVGLPQHWLQPDVVEGMSRVAGMARSRGVSLAIHTHANHAQSITPLVAEASRAMLDAGVRDVRNQGVLLNGVNADPHALLDLCFALLDGAQVMPYYFYMCDMIPYSEHWRVSVADAQRLQHHIMGYLPGFATPRIVCDVPFVGKRWVHQLADYDTERGISYWTKNYRTSIEATDPEALSRTYEYYDPIHTLPEAGQRWWAEHGRLDESALKAAEVAEASRRTAALQAY, encoded by the coding sequence ATGAGCATCGAGACCTCCATTGCCTCGCTGGTCGAGGACGCCTCCGGCCAGCCCTACCCCTACCGGCGCGTCGAGCTCGTCGAGCCCGACTGGACCCGCTTCCCGGGCTGGCGCGACGTCACCGCCGCCGACTGGGCCTCGGTGCAGTGGCAGCGGGCGCACTGCGTCAAGAACGTGCGCCAGCTGCGCGAGCTGATGGGCGACCTGATCGACGACCGGTTCTACGCCGACCTGGAGCGCGACCAGGCCGAGCGGGCCACGATGTCGATGCTGGTGCCGCCGCAGATGCTCAACACGATGGTGCCGCACGAGACGCCGTCCGGCCCCGGCTCGCTGACCGAGGCGTTCTACGCCGACCCGATCCGGCACTACATGCTCCCGGTGCTCTCCGACCGGCGCACCGACTGGGCCTCGCACCCGCACGCCACCCGCGACTCGCTGCACGAGCACGACATGTGGGCCACCGAGGGCCTGACGCACCGCTACCCGACGAAGGTGCTGGCCGAGCTGCTGCCGACCTGCCCGCAGTACTGCGGCCACTGCACGCGCATGGACCTGGTGGGCAACTCCACGCCCGTGATCGAGAAACTGAAGTTCGCCGGCAAGCCGAACGACCGGATCGGCGACATGCTCGACTACCTGCGCCGTACGCCGCAGGTGCGCGACGTCGTCGTCTCCGGCGGCGACGTGGCCAACATGCCCTGGCCCCGGCTCGAGGCGTTCCTGACCTCGGTGCTCGAGATCGAGAACGTGCGCGACATCCGCCTGGCCACCAAGGCGCTCGTGGGTCTGCCACAGCACTGGCTGCAGCCCGACGTCGTCGAGGGCATGTCCCGGGTGGCCGGGATGGCCCGCTCCCGTGGGGTGTCCCTGGCGATCCACACCCACGCCAACCACGCCCAGTCGATCACCCCGCTCGTGGCCGAGGCGTCGCGGGCGATGCTCGACGCCGGGGTGCGCGACGTGCGCAACCAGGGGGTGCTGCTCAACGGCGTCAACGCCGACCCGCACGCCCTGCTCGACCTGTGCTTCGCGCTGCTCGACGGCGCCCAGGTCATGCCCTACTACTTCTACATGTGCGACATGATCCCGTACTCGGAGCACTGGCGGGTCTCGGTCGCCGACGCCCAGCGCCTGCAGCACCACATCATGGGCTACCTGCCCGGGTTCGCCACGCCGCGCATCGTCTGCGACGTGCCGTTCGTGGGCAAGCGGTGGGTGCACCAGCTCGCCGACTACGACACCGAGCGCGGCATCTCCTACTGGACCAAGAACTACCGGACCTCCATCGAGGCCACCGACCCCGAGGCGTTGTCGCGCACCTACGAGTACTACGACCCGATCCACACCCTCCCCGAGGCCGGCCAGCGCTGGTGGGCCGAGCACGGGCGCCTCGACGAGTCCGCCCTCAAGGCCGCCGAGGTCGCCGAGGCCTCGCGGCGCACCGCCGCGCTGCAGGCCTACTGA
- a CDS encoding Lrp/AsnC family transcriptional regulator, translating into MSHPGVEPTDRKILELLAHDGRMSFTDLGKATGLSTSAVHQRVKRLEQRDLIQGYGATINHAEIGVPLAAFISIRPIDPSQPDDCAARLEHIEEIESCWSVAGEESYVLLVRCTSPSALEDLLARVRAAANVSTRTTIVLTTYYENRPVTGTADPDPA; encoded by the coding sequence GTGAGCCATCCCGGTGTCGAGCCGACCGACCGCAAGATCCTCGAGCTGTTGGCCCACGACGGCCGGATGTCCTTCACCGACCTGGGCAAGGCCACGGGCCTGTCGACGTCTGCGGTGCACCAACGGGTCAAGCGGCTCGAGCAGCGTGACCTGATCCAGGGTTACGGCGCGACCATCAACCACGCCGAGATCGGCGTACCGCTGGCGGCGTTCATCTCCATCCGCCCCATCGACCCGTCCCAGCCCGACGACTGCGCAGCCCGCCTCGAGCACATCGAGGAGATCGAGTCCTGCTGGTCGGTGGCGGGGGAAGAGTCCTACGTGCTGCTGGTGCGCTGCACGTCCCCGTCAGCGCTGGAGGACCTGCTCGCCCGGGTGCGGGCTGCGGCCAACGTGTCGACACGCACCACGATCGTGCTCACGACCTACTACGAGAACCGACCGGTCACCGGCACAGCGGACCCCGACCCGGCCTGA
- a CDS encoding 5'-3' exonuclease: MTQQPGRLMLLDTASMYFRAYFGVPEILAPDGTTPVNAVRGLLDFISRLVDEYRPTDLVCCWDDDWRPQWRVDLVPTYKAHRVEEEVETSPDVEEVPDPLQVQIPIIGDVLAAYGITVVGAPEAEADDVIGTLATGAGQPVDIVTGDRDLFQLVDDEADVRVLYIARGVGNHERVDNAWVRAKYDVDAAQYADFSTMRGDASDGLPGVKGVGEKTAATLLARHHDMAGILAAAEDPDSGMGPGPRAKIKAALDYLAVAPEVVAVRRTLDLDRSGFTLPRSPAHPEVLAELAARWGLDSPVERLNGVLASL, from the coding sequence GTGACCCAGCAGCCCGGCCGCCTGATGCTCCTCGACACCGCCTCGATGTACTTCCGGGCCTACTTCGGGGTCCCCGAGATCCTGGCGCCCGACGGCACCACCCCGGTCAACGCCGTGCGCGGTCTCCTCGACTTCATCTCCCGCCTGGTCGACGAGTACCGGCCCACCGACCTGGTGTGCTGCTGGGACGACGACTGGCGCCCGCAGTGGCGCGTCGACCTGGTGCCGACGTACAAGGCGCACCGCGTCGAGGAGGAGGTCGAGACCTCCCCGGACGTGGAGGAGGTCCCCGACCCGCTCCAGGTGCAGATCCCGATCATCGGCGACGTGCTGGCGGCCTACGGGATCACGGTCGTCGGTGCCCCCGAGGCCGAGGCCGACGACGTCATCGGCACCCTGGCCACCGGCGCCGGGCAGCCGGTCGACATCGTCACCGGTGATCGCGACCTCTTCCAGCTCGTCGACGACGAGGCCGACGTACGGGTGCTCTACATCGCGCGGGGTGTGGGCAACCACGAGCGGGTCGACAACGCGTGGGTGCGGGCCAAGTACGACGTCGACGCGGCGCAGTACGCCGACTTCTCCACCATGCGCGGCGACGCCTCGGACGGACTGCCCGGGGTCAAGGGTGTCGGGGAGAAGACCGCCGCCACCCTGCTCGCCCGCCACCACGACATGGCGGGCATCCTCGCTGCCGCGGAGGACCCCGACTCCGGCATGGGGCCGGGACCGCGCGCCAAGATCAAGGCCGCCCTCGACTACCTGGCCGTCGCACCCGAGGTCGTCGCCGTACGCCGCACCCTCGACCTGGACCGCTCCGGCTTCACGCTGCCGCGCTCCCCCGCCCACCCCGAGGTCCTGGCCGAGCTGGCGGCTCGTTGGGGCCTGGACAGCCCAGTGGAGCGGCTGAACGGCGTGCTCGCCAGCCTCTGA